CACTGGTCGAGGAGCGCTCCGATTATCTTATCGTTGGCGTTGTCGCCCTTTGCTAAGACGTCAAAGCCGTTGTTGAGGGCGAACCACTTGGCGTTCCAGAGCATGACCTTCTTGCAGTTGATGCAGACCGGGCCCTTCCTTCCAACAGCTTCGCGTAATAGGCCGTCCGTAACGTCCACGAGGTAGTGCTCGACGCCGAGCTCCTTTGCAAACTTCATCGCCCAGCCGAGCGTTTCGCGCCAGCTCCAGCGGTGAAAGAACGTCAAGGCAGAAACGTTGAGACCGGCCTCTTTGAGCAGGTAGAGAACGAGCGAGCTGTCCTTTCCACCGGAGAAGAGAACGAGAACCTTCTTGTGGTGAATGCCAGACTCCCTTGAGAACTCCCGGATTTCCTCAACGACATCCTCAAGCATGAAAAAACGTAAAGGATGGGGCTTAAAAAGCTGAGCCTCAAACGTTGAACTTCTCGACCCACTGCTCGGCGAGGTCCCCAAAAATCGGGAACTTGTAGAGCTCGCCCTGGTAGGCCTTGAGCATTCCCACAATCCAGGCTATGATGGCAAGGAGCGACAGCAGATAGGCGATGAGCCAGCCAATAATCGGTATAATCTGAAAGACCTTGATTGCAATCGTGAAAAACAGGAATGTCACCGTTGACTGCATGGCGTGGAAGCGTACGAAGTAGCTCTCCTTTTCAAGCAACAGCAGGATTATTCCAGTTAGCCACCATAGCAGATACGCGAGCAGTCCCTCCACGTTCTCATCCATTCCGAGGGACGTTTTTCTAATCTCCTCACCCATAGTGATACACCTCCAACATTCTCTATTGGCACCCCTATAAATACCTTTGCAAGGTCAGGGACCGGTTTTCCAACCCCAGGCGATTTGGATTCGAACCGCTGAGTTTTGTTAGGCTCACCAAAGATTTATTAAGGGATTCACCAACCTCAAGTGGAATTAGGAAAACCTAACGGTGATGAACATGATTGTGCCCTTACTGTCACTCGCTCCTGGCGAGAGAGGGGTTGTGGTTGACCTGCGGGGAGGGCCGAACTTCCGGAGCAGGCTCTACGCGATGGGACTGGCGCCGGGGGCGATTGTTAGGGTCCTCGAGAACTACCCGAGGGGCCCGGTTATAGTCGAGGCCGGTGGAACGAGGCTGGCACTTGGAAAGGGCATGGCCTCAAGAGTCCTTGTGAGAAAACTCTGAGGTGATAGCATGGCGATGAGGGTGGTCGCCCTAGCCGGCAATCCCAACGTTGGAAAGACGACGATATTCAACGCCTTAACCGGAATGCGCCAGCACGTCGGCAACTGGCCCGGCGTTACCGTCGAGAAGAAGGAGGGCGTTTTTGAGTACAAAGGCGAGCGTTTTCTCGTGGTCGATTTGCCCGGAACGTATTCTCTCACCGCTCACTCCGTTGACGAGCTCGTCGCGAGGAACTTCCTTCTCAACGGAAACCCCGATGTGGTTGTTAACGTGGTTGACGCGACCTCGATTCTCAGGAACCTCTACCTCACCATGGAAATCTTCGAGATGGGGCTGAAGAACGTAATCATAGCCCTCAACAAGCTCGATTTAGCGGAGAAGAAGGGAATCAAGATAGACCCCGTAAAGATGTCCAGGGCCCTCGGCGTTCCAGTCGTCCCGCTCAGCGCCAAGGAAGGTGCCGGAATCGAGGAGCTCAAGGAGAAGATATGGGAGATGGCGCACGGGAAGATAAAGACGAACCCCGTTCTACCGCGCTACGACGAGGCGGTCGAGAGGGAAATCGAGCACATCTCCAAGTGCCTTGAGGGAACGAAGCTTGCCGGCCGTTACCCGCTCCGCTGGCTGGCGATAAAGCTCCTCCAGCGCGACGACGAGGTCATGAAGCTCGTTCTCCGCTATCTCGGAGAGGAGAAGCTGAAGGAGATAATGACCCACATAGGCGAGGCTGAGGAGCGCTACGGGCGGGCAATGGACCTGATTATAGCCGGTCAGAAGTACGAGTTCATAGACGGCCTTACCCACGAGTTCATGAGCTACGGAAAGGCCCGGGAGACGCTCACAGACCAGCTCGACAGAATCCTCGTCCACCCGGTTTACGGCTTCATAGCGATGGCCTTCGTCTTCTACCTCGTCTTCAAGTTCGTCTTCACCTTTGGAATGCCCCTCCAGAGAATCCTTGACGAGGCGTTCTCGGCTTTTGGGAGCTGGCTCGCACCCCACATAACCAACGAGACCCTGCGCGGTCTCCTCGTGGACGGAATCATCAGCGGTGTTGGCTCAGTCTTAAGCTTCTTCCCGCTCGTCTTCTTCCTGTTCCTCGCGCTTTCCTTCCTCGAGGACCTCGGCTACATGGCAAGGGTAGCGGTGCTGATGGAGGGGATAATGCGGAAGTTCGGCCTGCCGGGCAAGGCGATAATACCCCTAATCCTCGGCCTCGGCTGTAACGTTCCAGCCGTCATGGCCACGAGGACGCTCGACGAAGAAAGAGACAGGCTCGTGACGATGTTCGTCAACCCGTTCATCCCATGCTCCGCCAGACTCGCCGTCATAAGCTTCCTTGTGGGGGCCTTCTTTGGAGGGAACGCGGTCGTCGCCGTTGGAATCTATCTCATAGCGGTCGCCGTGGCGTTGCTCTCCGCCAAACTCGTGAGCAGGTTCGTCTCCGGCGAGGAAAGCCCC
The Thermococcus sp. 21S9 DNA segment above includes these coding regions:
- the feoB gene encoding ferrous iron transport protein B; this translates as MAMRVVALAGNPNVGKTTIFNALTGMRQHVGNWPGVTVEKKEGVFEYKGERFLVVDLPGTYSLTAHSVDELVARNFLLNGNPDVVVNVVDATSILRNLYLTMEIFEMGLKNVIIALNKLDLAEKKGIKIDPVKMSRALGVPVVPLSAKEGAGIEELKEKIWEMAHGKIKTNPVLPRYDEAVEREIEHISKCLEGTKLAGRYPLRWLAIKLLQRDDEVMKLVLRYLGEEKLKEIMTHIGEAEERYGRAMDLIIAGQKYEFIDGLTHEFMSYGKARETLTDQLDRILVHPVYGFIAMAFVFYLVFKFVFTFGMPLQRILDEAFSAFGSWLAPHITNETLRGLLVDGIISGVGSVLSFFPLVFFLFLALSFLEDLGYMARVAVLMEGIMRKFGLPGKAIIPLILGLGCNVPAVMATRTLDEERDRLVTMFVNPFIPCSARLAVISFLVGAFFGGNAVVAVGIYLIAVAVALLSAKLVSRFVSGEESPFVIELPEYIIPSGRSLLLHSWERSKEFVQKAGTVILVGSIAIWYLSNYPVPIGTGKSYAERLGHFVAPYLNLMGLDWKAGVSLIFGIIAKENVISTYSILYGGLTGEALKEAMMSSMSPLQGFVLAVVTTLYIPCVATIAAIRAESNWKWALAVTVYMITVASLLGILIWHVGTALGL
- a CDS encoding FeoA family protein, translated to MIVPLLSLAPGERGVVVDLRGGPNFRSRLYAMGLAPGAIVRVLENYPRGPVIVEAGGTRLALGKGMASRVLVRKL
- a CDS encoding 7-cyano-7-deazaguanine synthase, with the translated sequence MLEDVVEEIREFSRESGIHHKKVLVLFSGGKDSSLVLYLLKEAGLNVSALTFFHRWSWRETLGWAMKFAKELGVEHYLVDVTDGLLREAVGRKGPVCINCKKVMLWNAKWFALNNGFDVLAKGDNANDKIIGALLDQCRTDIRLCEIPRIGVPFFRPLIKYPADVVERLAEEAGIRPYRMYEHARRRQWREGCPLQYIDREEIVTEELMNLAYRVNYEVSRIARRRKVRVSVRVPSFEIMAWNADEETLEEVKKVIEKFKR
- a CDS encoding DUF4870 domain-containing protein, whose translation is MGEEIRKTSLGMDENVEGLLAYLLWWLTGIILLLLEKESYFVRFHAMQSTVTFLFFTIAIKVFQIIPIIGWLIAYLLSLLAIIAWIVGMLKAYQGELYKFPIFGDLAEQWVEKFNV